Proteins found in one Sporosarcina sp. FSL K6-3457 genomic segment:
- the ltrA gene encoding group II intron reverse transcriptase/maturase, translating into MRQPQKTRKLDYHRRDNVEHEGYDGVPSNFHGELENQNGVYLFERILSRNNLNQAYLQVVRNKGAAGVDGMTYDQLLPHLKEHREELLESLQNGTFRPQPVLRVEIPKSDGGVRKLGIPTVIDRMIQQAINQVLQPLFDPTFSDNSFGFRPKRSAHQAIIQAKTYYEQGYKHVVDIDMKAYFDTVNHDKLMYYIERKVQDKRVLHLIRQYLKSGIMINGLFEASEEGTPQGGNLSPLLSNIYLDEFDKLLAERGHKFVRYADDCNIYVKSRRAGYRVMESSIKFLEGNLKLTVNRDKSAVGSPLRRKFLGFCIHPTRNGVKIRPHQQAKTTVKRKLKKITKRNRGRSIEVLFKQIRQLMTGWINYYGISTMKSFMTDLNGWLKRRIRQYIWKQWKMPRTKRKNLIQLGIDERKAYEWSNTRKGYWRISASYVLHRSLTDEKLLQLGYMDISKKY; encoded by the coding sequence TTGCGACAACCGCAGAAAACAAGGAAACTTGACTACCATCGGAGAGATAATGTGGAACATGAAGGGTACGATGGAGTGCCTAGCAATTTCCATGGTGAACTGGAGAATCAAAATGGTGTATATCTGTTTGAGAGAATCTTATCAAGAAATAATCTTAATCAAGCTTACCTTCAAGTTGTCAGAAATAAGGGAGCAGCAGGCGTTGACGGTATGACGTACGACCAACTGCTTCCACACTTGAAGGAGCACAGAGAAGAATTACTAGAAAGTTTACAAAATGGAACATTCCGCCCACAACCCGTATTACGGGTTGAAATCCCAAAGTCGGATGGCGGGGTAAGAAAACTAGGGATTCCAACTGTCATCGACCGAATGATTCAACAAGCAATCAATCAAGTTTTACAACCACTATTTGACCCGACGTTCTCCGATAACAGTTTTGGGTTTCGTCCGAAACGTAGTGCACACCAAGCCATCATACAGGCGAAAACGTACTACGAACAAGGGTATAAACATGTCGTAGACATTGATATGAAAGCTTACTTTGACACTGTAAACCACGATAAATTGATGTATTACATCGAGCGAAAAGTACAAGATAAACGCGTACTTCACCTCATTCGTCAATACCTCAAAAGTGGCATCATGATAAATGGTCTATTTGAAGCGTCCGAAGAAGGAACACCACAAGGGGGAAACTTATCGCCACTACTAAGTAACATTTACTTAGATGAATTCGATAAGCTTCTCGCAGAACGTGGTCATAAATTCGTCCGCTACGCTGACGACTGTAATATTTACGTCAAAAGTAGACGAGCAGGTTATCGTGTGATGGAAAGCTCCATTAAATTTCTCGAAGGTAATCTAAAGCTAACAGTGAATCGTGACAAAAGTGCGGTAGGTAGCCCATTAAGGCGAAAGTTCTTGGGTTTCTGTATCCATCCCACAAGGAACGGTGTCAAAATTCGACCTCATCAACAAGCCAAAACCACTGTGAAGCGCAAGTTAAAGAAAATAACAAAACGGAACAGGGGTAGAAGCATAGAAGTCCTTTTCAAGCAAATTAGACAGCTAATGACGGGATGGATAAATTATTACGGCATTAGCACGATGAAAAGTTTCATGACTGATTTAAACGGTTGGTTGAAACGGAGGATAAGACAATACATCTGGAAACAGTGGAAAATGCCACGAACAAAACGGAAAAATCTTATCCAACTCGGTATAGATGAACGAAAAGCCTATGAATGGTCCAATACCCGAAAGGGATATTGGCGAATATCAGCAAGTTATGTCCTTCATAGGTCATTAACAGACGAAAAACTGTTACAACTCGGATATATGGATATATCCAAGAAGTACTAG
- a CDS encoding MerR family transcriptional regulator encodes MNEENEKMNSLIPLMDFDLLKKLVVGIGEVSDITGIPTRKIRYWEEKGVIQSEKEGEGTTRRYNYLNIKKILLVQEMIEEGFTLDAAAAKVEKRMKILNDSFQKLADSIAKEN; translated from the coding sequence ATGAATGAAGAAAATGAAAAAATGAATTCTTTAATCCCCTTAATGGATTTTGATTTACTAAAAAAGCTGGTTGTTGGAATTGGTGAGGTATCAGACATTACGGGAATTCCCACACGAAAAATTCGTTACTGGGAAGAAAAAGGAGTTATTCAATCCGAAAAAGAAGGTGAAGGGACCACAAGAAGGTACAATTATTTAAATATCAAAAAGATTCTTTTGGTCCAGGAAATGATCGAAGAAGGTTTTACACTGGATGCGGCAGCAGCAAAGGTCGAAAAACGAATGAAAATCCTCAATGATTCGTTTCAAAAACTGGCTGATAGTATAGCCAAGGAAAATTAA
- a CDS encoding tautomerase family protein: MPIIKVDCWEGFNDKQKQEWIKELTDVTTNMFNIPPDKVLVVLRDVPLSNWGQAGTVATDPDFLAKSRITEIPS, encoded by the coding sequence TTGCCTATTATTAAGGTTGACTGTTGGGAAGGATTTAACGATAAACAAAAACAAGAATGGATCAAGGAACTTACAGACGTAACGACTAATATGTTTAACATCCCACCAGATAAAGTTTTAGTCGTCTTGCGAGATGTTCCTTTATCTAATTGGGGTCAGGCTGGTACAGTAGCGACTGATCCAGATTTTTTAGCTAAAAGTCGTATTACCGAAATACCGTCATAA
- a CDS encoding MFS transporter, with protein MTQIASKNSMSYERNYSLMTVILFWCGLVVVSSVYLTIPLAAIFSDVFNSTTAQTVWTSSAFSLFYAVGCLFTGPMSDRYGPKPVILYGLVILSIITIASGLSTSLLMLIILRSLQGIAAATFPPVVVTYIVEIFPPEKHVTTIGFVSSSFLMAGIVGQVFSSSISSMFGWRYVFFIIGAIYLITTIIVALRIPNVDNQNKNSSLLEPFKQFGFIFTIKPLLFCYVIAITLLLTFVGMYTALGNYLSLELGLGSKDVFLVRTVGIIGMLFSPFTGKLVAKYGIQNSLRAGLTLAFVGLAFLGFTSNLPLLIIMSVIFVTGIAVTVPTLISLVGQLGGHARGAAVSLYVFFVFIGASLGPIVAVALLNTGSYLLTFETMALMLFIGIVISLVVKFTKPSKVLK; from the coding sequence ATGACTCAAATAGCAAGCAAGAACAGCATGAGTTATGAAAGAAATTATTCGCTCATGACAGTTATATTGTTTTGGTGTGGGCTGGTAGTAGTATCCAGTGTTTATTTGACTATTCCATTAGCAGCAATCTTTAGTGACGTGTTTAACTCCACAACTGCACAGACGGTTTGGACTAGTAGCGCATTTTCATTGTTTTACGCAGTGGGATGTTTGTTTACAGGTCCAATGTCCGATCGATACGGTCCAAAACCAGTTATTTTATATGGTTTAGTTATATTATCCATTATTACCATAGCTTCAGGATTATCGACTAGCCTTTTAATGCTTATCATCCTAAGGAGCTTGCAAGGAATAGCCGCGGCAACCTTCCCCCCTGTAGTGGTTACTTATATTGTAGAAATATTCCCACCTGAAAAACATGTTACTACGATTGGTTTTGTTAGCTCCAGCTTTTTAATGGCTGGGATTGTAGGTCAAGTTTTCAGTAGCTCCATCAGCAGTATGTTTGGATGGCGGTATGTATTTTTTATTATCGGAGCTATCTATTTAATAACAACTATTATTGTGGCTTTACGTATCCCAAACGTCGATAATCAAAACAAGAATAGCAGTTTACTAGAACCCTTCAAACAATTTGGCTTCATTTTTACAATAAAACCATTGCTGTTCTGTTATGTGATTGCCATTACCTTATTACTTACTTTTGTTGGAATGTATACTGCACTTGGAAACTATTTAAGTTTAGAACTTGGGTTAGGAAGTAAAGACGTTTTCCTTGTACGTACCGTTGGAATTATTGGAATGTTGTTTTCTCCGTTTACAGGAAAACTAGTTGCCAAATATGGTATTCAAAACAGTCTACGTGCCGGACTAACACTAGCTTTTGTAGGTTTAGCTTTTTTAGGGTTTACCTCTAATTTACCGTTACTTATTATTATGAGCGTTATATTCGTGACTGGAATTGCGGTTACAGTACCCACACTTATTTCATTAGTAGGCCAACTTGGCGGTCATGCACGTGGAGCTGCAGTTTCTCTTTATGTATTTTTTGTATTCATAGGTGCTTCACTTGGGCCAATCGTGGCTGTAGCGCTATTAAACACTGGCAGCTACTTATTAACATTTGAAACTATGGCCCTCATGCTTTTCATTGGTATAGTGATTTCTTTAGTGGTCAAGTTCACAAAACCAAGTAAAGTTTTGAAATGA
- a CDS encoding NAD(P)-dependent oxidoreductase yields the protein MTRLLLLGATGRTGVAILRQLSEHKKIQVTAAVRNPSDASRLPKTKELFQTVTIDIDDISSLRNAASHADIVVNAIRLRGDVSPTAWIELDTRIRESVDDMEGRLIITVGGAGSLHLPNGGRICQDPSFPKRTLPRGIAQARLRDYLQETPPLDSWAYLIPPPAYIPMGLRTGNYNRWKPSNDESKFLGSSISYDDFSSAVWDAIEKRWTGVHLIGGQESYT from the coding sequence ATGACACGTTTATTGCTTTTGGGGGCAACTGGGCGCACTGGCGTAGCTATCCTTAGACAATTATCTGAGCATAAAAAAATTCAAGTGACTGCTGCAGTACGAAATCCTAGTGATGCCTCTAGATTGCCAAAAACTAAAGAGTTGTTTCAAACCGTAACTATAGATATTGACGATATTTCTAGTCTTCGTAATGCTGCATCCCACGCTGATATCGTAGTGAATGCAATTAGACTACGAGGTGACGTTTCTCCAACTGCATGGATAGAACTTGACACGCGCATTCGTGAATCAGTTGATGATATGGAAGGACGTTTGATTATCACTGTGGGAGGAGCAGGTTCTTTACACTTACCCAATGGTGGACGGATTTGTCAAGATCCTAGTTTCCCAAAACGCACATTGCCTAGAGGTATAGCACAAGCTCGTCTAAGAGATTATCTGCAAGAAACACCTCCATTAGACTCATGGGCGTATTTGATTCCTCCTCCAGCTTACATTCCTATGGGCTTGCGTACTGGGAACTACAATCGGTGGAAACCATCTAATGATGAAAGCAAATTTTTGGGCAGCAGTATCAGCTACGATGATTTTTCGTCGGCAGTTTGGGATGCAATTGAAAAGCGATGGACAGGGGTACATCTAATTGGTGGCCAGGAGAGTTACACTTAA
- a CDS encoding IS4 family transposase, with protein MDKYTTKTVFNEYIYPLDTHVVQKMIDHAEIDKYVKKLDTLTFTKLFIYAQLQGLPSLRRISEKVKRKKAVQRIVGIASISKSQLSRKLRDIPPEIFEVVLHHLIQKLHQQIGPKKVDAALGKIHLIDSSTISMCLSQYRWADFRDTKAGVKMHTSIIFSDGISYPNDVIITPARPSDLTQLDALIVQDKEALHVFDRGYFDFDKFDFYCENGIRFVTRIKSNTIIHLIEELPVDSSSAITRRAIVKIGKMKHPLYLIEALNGEGKKISIVCNDAKRSAQEISDLYRNRWQIELFFKWIKQHLVLKKFYGQGANAVFNQIYIAMITFCLTLLLK; from the coding sequence ATGGACAAGTATACCACAAAAACTGTATTCAATGAATACATTTATCCACTCGATACACATGTTGTACAAAAAATGATTGATCATGCCGAAATTGATAAGTATGTGAAGAAGCTTGATACCCTGACGTTTACAAAGCTTTTCATCTATGCCCAATTACAGGGGTTACCGAGTCTTAGACGAATTAGTGAAAAAGTGAAGCGTAAAAAAGCTGTACAAAGAATAGTTGGCATAGCTAGCATTAGTAAATCCCAACTTTCAAGAAAGTTGAGAGATATTCCGCCTGAAATATTCGAGGTAGTCTTGCATCATCTTATTCAAAAACTCCATCAACAAATTGGTCCGAAAAAGGTAGATGCGGCACTTGGGAAAATCCATTTAATCGACTCTTCCACCATTTCAATGTGTCTTAGTCAATATCGGTGGGCGGATTTTCGTGATACAAAAGCCGGTGTAAAAATGCATACATCTATCATTTTTTCAGATGGGATATCTTACCCAAACGATGTGATTATTACACCTGCCAGACCCTCTGATTTAACACAGTTAGATGCGTTAATCGTACAGGATAAAGAGGCTCTTCATGTGTTCGACCGGGGGTATTTCGATTTCGACAAGTTCGATTTCTATTGCGAGAACGGAATTCGTTTTGTCACGCGTATCAAGTCCAACACCATCATTCACTTGATAGAAGAACTACCTGTAGATTCTTCCTCGGCAATTACACGGAGGGCCATCGTAAAAATTGGAAAGATGAAACATCCCCTTTATTTGATAGAGGCATTGAATGGTGAAGGAAAAAAGATCTCGATTGTGTGCAATGATGCGAAAAGAAGTGCCCAAGAAATTAGCGACCTTTACCGCAATCGTTGGCAAATTGAATTGTTTTTCAAATGGATTAAACAGCACTTAGTTTTGAAAAAGTTCTATGGACAAGGCGCGAATGCAGTATTCAATCAAATTTATATTGCCATGATTACTTTTTGTTTAACGCTCTTATTGAAGTAA